The proteins below come from a single Vidua chalybeata isolate OUT-0048 chromosome 1, bVidCha1 merged haplotype, whole genome shotgun sequence genomic window:
- the MSANTD3 gene encoding myb/SANT-like DNA-binding domain-containing protein 3 produces the protein MQNEIIKPAKYFSEVEKSVLLALVEKYKYVLECKKSDARTIALKQRTWQALAHEYNSQPSVSLRDFKQLKKCWENIKARTKKIMAHERREKVKRSISPLINTHIVGKEKIGSIMPEQMYFLQSPPEEDSEYQPDASSQESFVVSNRDLCDEDKELVHFPVCEGTSQPEPSCSDVRIAADKNYRSKASQESALKKMHEEEHHQQMSILQLQLIQMNEVHVAKIQQIERECEMAEEEHRIKMEVLNKKKMYWERKLQTITKEWPVSSYNRPFPNSP, from the exons ATGCAAAACGAAATAATAAAGCCTGCTAAATACTTCTCAGAAGTGGAGAAGAGTGTGCTGCTTGCATTAGTTGAAAAGTACAAATACGTGCTTGAATGTAAAAAAAGTGATGCAAGAACTATTGCTCTGAAACAGCGCACCTGGCAAGCACTAGCTCATGAATATAATTCACAGCCCAGTGTATCACTGCGAGACTTCAAACAGTTAaagaaatgctgggaaaatATCAAGGCACGGACAAAAAAGATAATGGCACATGAAAGGCGGGAGAAGGTAAAAAGAAGTATTAGTCCACTTATAAATACTCACATCGTAGGGAAAGAGAAGATTGGAAGCATAATGCCTGAGCAAATGTACTTTTTGCAGAGCCCACCAGAAGAAGACTCTGAATATCAGCCTGATGCTTCTAGTCAAG AGTCATTTGTTGTGTCAAACAGAGACCTTTGTGATGAAGACAAAGAGCTGGTACATTTTCCAGTATGCGAAGGTACCTCCCAGCCTGAGCCTTCATGTTCTGATGTCAGAATAGCAGCAGATAAGAACTACAGAAGTAAAGCATCTCAGGAAAGTGCTCTGAAAAAGATGCACGAGGAAGAACATCATCAGCAAATGTCGATTTTGCAACTCCAGTTAATCCAAATGAATGAAGTTCATGTTGCAAAGATACAGCAAATAGAAAGAGAGTGCGAGATGGCTGAAGAAGAACACAGGATAAAAATGGAAGTgctaaataaaaagaaaatgtattggGAGAGAAAACTTCAGACCATTACAAAAGAATGGCCTGTATCATCCTATAACAGACCCTTTCCTAATTCACCTTAG